In one window of Coralliovum pocilloporae DNA:
- a CDS encoding ActR/PrrA/RegA family redox response regulator transcription factor has protein sequence MTDDPSAIELGEDRTLLLVDDDRPFLQRLERAMEKRGFVTVTADTVSEALSKVDNDPPAYAVVDMRLEDGNGLDVVEALQARRPDARAIILTGYGNIATAVSAVKLGAADYLSKPADADEIFAALIRAPDEKAPPPENPMSADRVRWEHIQRVYELCDRNVSETARRLNMHRRTLQRILAKRAPR, from the coding sequence ATGACAGACGACCCCTCGGCAATTGAGCTTGGCGAAGATCGCACACTTCTGCTCGTTGACGATGATCGCCCCTTCCTGCAAAGGCTGGAGCGCGCCATGGAAAAGCGCGGGTTCGTCACGGTTACTGCTGATACGGTCTCTGAAGCCTTGTCGAAAGTCGATAATGATCCGCCAGCCTACGCGGTTGTCGACATGCGCCTTGAAGACGGAAATGGCCTGGACGTGGTTGAAGCCCTGCAGGCCAGGCGTCCTGATGCCCGCGCCATCATTCTGACCGGCTATGGCAATATCGCAACCGCCGTCAGCGCTGTGAAACTGGGTGCTGCCGATTATCTTTCGAAACCGGCAGATGCCGATGAGATTTTCGCGGCTCTCATCCGAGCACCGGATGAAAAAGCCCCGCCGCCGGAAAACCCGATGTCTGCAGACCGGGTCCGCTGGGAGCATATTCAGCGGGTCTACGAGCTTTGCGATCGCAACGTATCCGAGACCGCCCGTCGCCTGAATATGCACCGCAGAACATTGCAGCGCATCCTGGCAAAGAGAGCGCCGCGTTAG
- a CDS encoding peroxiredoxin, producing the protein MNQPNLQDVDWSTIPAPEDDGGADHLKGRAFPAVPLRSTDGNLMDLSALSGLVILFVYPMTGQPGVALPEDWDMIPGARGCTPQSCGFRDLAAELKEAGADHIFGLSTQDTDYQKEMAERLHMPFPILSDSELALQKALNLPMMRVHDMDLLKRMALILKDGEISKVFYPVFPPDRNAPDVLEWLKGR; encoded by the coding sequence ATGAATCAGCCGAACCTGCAGGATGTGGACTGGTCAACGATTCCAGCTCCGGAAGATGATGGTGGTGCTGATCATCTGAAAGGCAGAGCGTTTCCCGCTGTTCCGCTTCGGTCAACAGATGGCAACCTGATGGACCTGTCTGCTTTGTCCGGTCTTGTGATTCTGTTTGTCTATCCGATGACAGGTCAGCCGGGTGTCGCACTGCCTGAAGACTGGGACATGATCCCCGGCGCGCGGGGCTGTACGCCGCAATCCTGCGGGTTTCGCGATCTGGCCGCTGAGCTTAAAGAGGCGGGAGCAGATCACATCTTTGGTCTTTCCACTCAGGACACAGATTATCAGAAGGAAATGGCCGAGCGCCTGCACATGCCGTTTCCGATCCTGTCAGACAGCGAACTTGCCTTACAGAAAGCGCTCAACCTGCCAATGATGCGGGTCCACGATATGGACCTTCTCAAGCGCATGGCCCTCATTCTGAAAGATGGGGAGATCAGCAAGGTCTTCTATCCGGTTTTCCCGCCGGACAGAAATGCGCCTGATGTGCTGGAGTGGCTAAAAGGCAGGTGA
- a CDS encoding MmcB family DNA repair protein gives MIPTDFDQDALNDGRQSERALTVQRGVGRFLRAMNFACLAEMTLASGRRADLAAMGPKGEIWIIEIKSSVEDFRSDSKWPDYLEYCDRFFFATLNDVPLDIFPEEAGLIIADGFGAALLRDSPNASLPAARRKAMMLRYARMASLRLQDLADPGSRQGL, from the coding sequence ATGATTCCAACTGATTTTGACCAAGACGCGCTGAACGATGGCAGGCAATCCGAGCGGGCATTGACCGTTCAGCGCGGGGTTGGCCGTTTTCTGAGAGCAATGAATTTCGCCTGTCTTGCCGAAATGACCCTGGCATCCGGCAGGCGGGCTGATCTGGCGGCCATGGGGCCGAAGGGCGAAATCTGGATCATCGAGATAAAGTCGTCAGTGGAAGATTTCCGTTCTGACAGCAAATGGCCGGACTATCTTGAATATTGCGACCGGTTCTTTTTTGCGACGCTGAATGATGTCCCGCTTGATATTTTCCCGGAAGAGGCCGGGTTGATCATTGCCGATGGTTTTGGTGCAGCCCTGTTGCGTGACAGCCCGAACGCATCGCTCCCGGCAGCACGCCGCAAGGCCATGATGCTGCGTTACGCGCGTATGGCATCCCTCCGGCTTCAGGATCTGGCTGACCCGGGCAGCAGGCAGGGTCTATAG
- a CDS encoding ActS/PrrB/RegB family redox-sensitive histidine kinase: MRPDHLSDSPTFERNRLKLDTLVRLRWLAVSGQSGAVLFVKFGLDFPMPLGPCFALIALSAWLNIFLRIRFPSTHRLRSRDAALLLAYDVCQLSGLLYLTGGLQNPFAVLLLVPVVVSATTLPRRWTVMLGILVLAVSTLLTRWHFALPWQEGSILILPNIYIAGVWIAIISSMAFMAMYTSRVAGEAQQLSDALSATELVLAHEQHLSALDGLATAAAHELGTPLATITLIAKELKSDLPSDDPIREDVDLIVEQSTRCRDILAKLRSLSSNQDTNFTQMSFRQLLEEVMEPHRNFGIDLSLDLSSANPDTPEPIILRNPGLLYGLGNIVENAVDFASGAVVINGSWTEETITLTVVDDGPGFSPELINRLGEPYVTSRTAKQTGGGLGLGFFIAKTLLERTGGRVLIANRKGPETGAVLTISWPRTQLDARSSAD, from the coding sequence ATGAGACCGGACCATCTGTCAGACAGCCCGACTTTTGAGCGCAACAGACTAAAGCTCGACACGCTGGTTCGCCTTCGCTGGCTTGCGGTCAGCGGTCAGTCCGGGGCCGTGCTCTTTGTCAAATTCGGCCTCGATTTCCCCATGCCGCTCGGACCGTGCTTTGCGCTCATTGCTCTGTCGGCCTGGCTGAACATCTTTCTGAGGATCCGGTTTCCGTCCACCCACAGACTCCGCAGCCGGGATGCTGCCCTGCTGCTTGCCTATGATGTCTGCCAGCTTTCCGGCCTGCTGTATCTGACCGGCGGCCTGCAGAATCCATTCGCCGTTCTTCTGCTAGTCCCTGTGGTCGTGTCCGCAACCACCCTGCCCCGTCGGTGGACCGTCATGCTGGGTATTCTGGTGCTGGCCGTTTCAACCCTTCTGACCCGCTGGCATTTCGCCCTGCCGTGGCAGGAAGGCAGTATTCTCATTCTGCCCAATATCTATATTGCCGGTGTCTGGATCGCGATCATCTCCAGCATGGCCTTCATGGCGATGTACACATCACGGGTGGCGGGGGAAGCACAGCAATTGTCAGACGCCCTTTCGGCAACAGAGCTTGTGCTGGCTCATGAACAGCATCTGTCTGCACTCGACGGACTGGCCACTGCCGCTGCTCATGAACTTGGGACGCCACTCGCGACCATTACCCTTATCGCAAAGGAACTGAAATCAGATCTGCCATCGGATGACCCCATCCGGGAGGATGTTGATCTGATTGTTGAGCAATCCACCCGCTGTCGTGACATTCTTGCAAAACTGCGCTCCCTGTCGAGTAACCAGGACACCAACTTCACTCAGATGAGCTTTCGGCAATTGCTTGAGGAAGTGATGGAGCCCCACCGCAATTTCGGGATTGATCTTTCCCTTGATCTTTCCTCAGCCAACCCTGACACCCCTGAGCCAATCATCCTGCGCAATCCGGGTCTTCTTTACGGTCTTGGCAATATTGTCGAAAATGCCGTTGATTTTGCCAGTGGTGCAGTGGTCATCAATGGCTCCTGGACCGAAGAGACCATCACATTGACCGTGGTTGATGACGGGCCCGGTTTTTCACCGGAACTGATCAACCGGCTGGGTGAGCCTTATGTTACAAGCCGAACCGCAAAACAGACCGGTGGCGGCCTTGGCCTTGGCTTCTTTATTGCCAAGACCCTGCTTGAGAGAACCGGCGGCCGGGTCCTTATCGCCAATCGCAAGGGCCCCGAGACAGGTGCCGTTCTCACAATCTCCTGGCCACGCACGCAACTTGATGCACGATCCTCGGCCGACTGA
- a CDS encoding class II aldolase/adducin family protein produces MTDIRQQVIETALQMNASGLNKGTSGNVSARTDDGFVITPSGIAYDQLTPDHIVRMDLEGGYYGELRPSSEWRMHSDIYRAHPSAGAVVHTHSTHATALSCLHMEIPAFHYMIAVAGGASIRCADYATFGTEALSEAMLVALRDRSACLLGNHGQIAFGPGLGKALWLAGEVEELAHQYWLVRQAGEPILIDGDEMERVLDRFRSYGKQPDEIDGDDPLARDMPIRRST; encoded by the coding sequence ATGACAGATATCCGCCAGCAGGTGATTGAGACCGCATTGCAGATGAATGCATCAGGGCTCAACAAGGGCACCTCAGGCAATGTCAGTGCGCGCACGGACGACGGGTTCGTCATCACACCATCAGGTATTGCCTATGATCAACTGACCCCTGACCATATTGTCCGGATGGATCTGGAAGGCGGTTATTATGGCGAGTTGCGTCCCTCCAGCGAGTGGCGGATGCACTCAGATATCTATCGCGCCCATCCCAGCGCTGGTGCTGTGGTCCATACCCATTCCACCCATGCGACCGCACTGTCGTGTCTGCACATGGAAATCCCGGCCTTTCACTACATGATAGCCGTTGCTGGCGGCGCTTCCATTCGCTGCGCAGATTATGCCACCTTTGGAACGGAAGCCTTGTCAGAAGCGATGCTCGTCGCTCTCAGGGATCGATCCGCCTGTCTGCTTGGCAACCATGGGCAGATCGCCTTTGGCCCTGGTCTCGGCAAGGCTCTGTGGCTCGCCGGTGAAGTGGAAGAGCTGGCCCATCAATACTGGCTGGTGCGTCAGGCCGGAGAACCGATCCTGATCGACGGCGATGAGATGGAGCGGGTGCTGGATCGTTTCAGAAGTTATGGGAAGCAGCCGGACGAGATTGACGGGGATGACCCGCTAGCAAGGGATATGCCCATCCGGCGCAGCACATGA
- a CDS encoding agmatine deiminase family protein, translating to MLTRRHLLKQSGLTLGAGLLFSGGFSMQASATSRSGFWLPEESEPHLRTFMQWPVSRAAYDDSWFLADLQRSIADIANTIVEFEPVVMLMDQRYEKKARRLLSDGIEIWTIPTDDLWCRDSGPVFVRNSSGDLAVSHLNFNGWGNKQPHPNDGRIARTIADRLGLPFLDNGLVGEAGGVESDGAGTLIAHESSWINPNRNKGSKAEVTRLLLDALGADKVIWAPGRSGADITDYHIDALARFVEPGHIVIQMPEKPDPQDPWSVAAFETYDILQQAIDAAGRKLRLTVLPEPYDIRVTAPDFVASYVNYYVCNGAVIAAEFGDRDTDSEARKTLQALYPGREIVMLNVDPVGEVGGGIHCATQQQPAT from the coding sequence ATGCTGACACGGCGACATCTCCTGAAGCAGTCTGGTCTGACGCTCGGCGCGGGCCTTCTTTTCTCTGGAGGTTTCTCCATGCAGGCATCTGCCACATCCCGGTCGGGCTTCTGGCTACCGGAGGAATCCGAGCCCCATCTCAGAACCTTCATGCAATGGCCTGTGAGCCGGGCTGCTTATGACGATTCGTGGTTCCTGGCTGACCTGCAACGGTCGATTGCCGACATTGCCAATACGATTGTTGAATTTGAACCTGTCGTCATGCTGATGGACCAGCGTTACGAAAAGAAGGCCCGACGCCTTCTCAGCGACGGGATAGAGATCTGGACCATCCCGACCGATGATTTGTGGTGTCGGGATTCAGGCCCGGTTTTTGTACGCAACAGCTCCGGTGATCTGGCGGTCTCCCATCTGAATTTCAATGGCTGGGGCAACAAGCAACCCCATCCGAATGACGGACGCATTGCAAGGACCATTGCCGATCGTCTGGGCCTGCCCTTCCTGGATAATGGTCTGGTGGGGGAAGCCGGTGGCGTCGAAAGTGACGGAGCTGGAACCCTGATCGCTCATGAAAGCAGCTGGATCAACCCAAACCGCAATAAGGGTTCCAAGGCCGAGGTGACACGGCTTCTTCTCGATGCGCTCGGGGCAGACAAGGTAATCTGGGCACCGGGGCGTTCTGGTGCGGATATCACTGACTATCACATCGATGCATTGGCCCGCTTCGTGGAGCCGGGGCATATCGTTATCCAGATGCCGGAGAAGCCGGACCCGCAAGACCCCTGGTCTGTGGCCGCGTTTGAGACCTATGACATCCTTCAGCAGGCAATAGATGCAGCAGGCCGGAAGCTCAGGCTGACAGTTCTGCCAGAACCCTATGATATCCGGGTAACCGCGCCGGACTTTGTAGCATCCTACGTCAATTACTATGTCTGCAACGGCGCTGTTATAGCCGCTGAGTTCGGCGACAGGGACACCGACAGCGAGGCCCGGAAAACCCTCCAGGCGCTTTATCCGGGCAGAGAGATCGTCATGCTGAATGTTGACCCGGTGGGTGAAGTGGGTGGTGGTATTCACTGTGCCACCCAGCAACAGCCTGCCACCTGA
- the mak gene encoding fructokinase: MRIGIDLGGTKTEAILLDDDGRIVFRERLSTPKGDYQGTLETVVRLVSLAEASIGARLPDIGIGIPGTISPATSLVKNANSTWLNGQPLRQDLTDQLGREVHIANDANCLAVSEAVDGAAAGADCVLAIIIGTGCGSGIALKGRPLVGRHGIAGEIGHNPLPWMTEEDFPGPLCWCGQRGCIETFVSGTAFQKDYGSDGKETFFGTDIIRLMRAGDTHARAAYDRYVDRLARTLAHAINLLDPGVIVLGGGMSNVDELYTDLPALIPRHVFSDVCNTPVRKAMHGDSSGVRGAAWLCPR, translated from the coding sequence ATGCGGATCGGGATCGATCTTGGCGGCACAAAGACCGAAGCCATCCTTCTTGATGACGATGGCCGGATTGTCTTCCGGGAACGGCTGTCAACGCCCAAGGGAGACTATCAGGGCACGCTTGAGACTGTCGTACGTCTGGTCAGTCTGGCAGAGGCATCAATCGGCGCACGTCTGCCGGACATCGGGATCGGCATTCCGGGCACGATATCACCTGCAACAAGCCTTGTTAAAAATGCAAATTCCACCTGGCTGAACGGCCAGCCATTAAGACAGGACCTGACAGATCAGCTTGGCCGTGAAGTCCATATTGCCAATGATGCCAATTGCCTTGCGGTTTCTGAAGCCGTGGACGGTGCTGCAGCAGGAGCGGACTGTGTTCTTGCCATCATCATCGGCACCGGGTGCGGCTCGGGCATCGCCCTGAAGGGTCGGCCTCTGGTTGGTCGCCACGGAATTGCGGGCGAGATCGGCCATAATCCTCTCCCCTGGATGACAGAGGAAGATTTTCCCGGCCCCTTATGCTGGTGCGGGCAAAGAGGCTGTATCGAAACATTCGTATCCGGCACCGCGTTCCAGAAGGATTATGGCTCTGACGGGAAGGAAACCTTCTTCGGCACAGACATCATTAGGCTCATGCGCGCAGGCGACACGCATGCTCGGGCAGCCTATGACCGCTATGTAGACCGGCTTGCGCGCACCCTCGCCCATGCCATCAACCTGCTGGACCCGGGCGTCATTGTGCTGGGCGGAGGCATGTCGAATGTGGATGAGCTGTATACGGACCTTCCCGCTCTTATCCCACGCCATGTCTTCTCCGATGTCTGCAACACACCGGTCCGAAAGGCCATGCATGGGGACTCATCCGGCGTGCGCGGTGCCGCCTGGCTATGCCCAAGATGA
- a CDS encoding ABC-F family ATP-binding cassette domain-containing protein, producing the protein MAPPLLHLHDIALTFGGTPLLEGAELAVGPGEKISLVGRNGSGKSTLLKIAAGQVESDSGKRFLQPGTTVRYLRQEPDLSGFSDTLSYVEAGLGPGDDTYRAAYLLGELGLDGTESPDRLSGGEARRAALARALAPEPDILLLDEPTNHLDLPAIEWLESELKTMRTALVLISHDRRFLENLTDVTVWLDRGQTRRLDKGFAHFEDWRDEIYAKEEEDAHKLDRQIEREEHWLRYGVTARRKRNVRRLDNLFALRQQRRDLRKAQGNVSLVATEGQTSGKEVVKVDHVSKSFGETVIIDNFSTLVHRKDRIGLVGRNGAGKTTLIKLLTGDLEPDSGTIKLGTKLEMITLDQRRESLDPNWTLKDALTDGRGDMVMVNGEQKHVIAYMKDFLFRPEQARTPISALSGGERGRLMLARALAKPSNLLVLDEPTNDLDLETLDLLQDLLANYDGTVLLVSHDRDFIDRVVTSTIASEDNGRWVDYAGGYSDMLKQKKAQAPEENKPQKQKATLAASKPKAEQLKRKLSFKEKHALETLPDQMESLEADIATLRGKLEDPDLYAKDPVRFEKIAKKLEAKESELATCEEQWLELEMLKEELEGS; encoded by the coding sequence ATGGCTCCTCCTCTTCTTCACCTGCATGACATTGCGCTTACCTTTGGCGGCACGCCGCTGCTTGAAGGGGCTGAGCTGGCTGTCGGTCCGGGAGAGAAAATTTCTCTGGTCGGGCGCAATGGATCGGGAAAGTCCACCCTGCTGAAGATTGCCGCCGGTCAGGTGGAAAGCGATTCCGGTAAGCGGTTCCTCCAGCCCGGCACGACAGTCCGCTATCTGCGCCAGGAACCAGATCTGAGCGGCTTTTCCGACACACTCTCCTATGTGGAGGCAGGCCTTGGGCCGGGTGATGATACCTATCGGGCCGCCTACCTGCTGGGTGAGCTTGGGCTTGATGGCACAGAAAGCCCGGACCGTCTGTCAGGGGGTGAAGCGCGCCGGGCCGCCCTTGCTCGCGCTTTGGCTCCCGAGCCGGATATCCTACTTCTGGATGAGCCCACCAACCATCTGGATCTGCCTGCGATTGAATGGCTTGAAAGCGAGCTTAAAACCATGCGCACCGCGCTGGTTCTGATCAGCCATGATCGCCGTTTTCTTGAAAACCTGACCGATGTGACAGTCTGGCTTGATCGGGGGCAGACTCGTCGACTGGACAAGGGGTTTGCGCATTTCGAGGACTGGCGGGATGAGATTTACGCCAAGGAGGAGGAGGACGCCCACAAGCTTGACCGTCAGATTGAGCGTGAGGAGCACTGGCTTCGCTATGGTGTAACGGCGCGGCGGAAGCGGAATGTCCGGCGACTGGACAATCTTTTCGCCCTTCGCCAGCAGCGCCGGGATCTGAGAAAAGCGCAGGGCAATGTTTCCCTGGTCGCCACCGAGGGCCAGACATCCGGTAAGGAAGTGGTCAAGGTTGACCATGTGTCCAAGAGCTTTGGTGAAACGGTTATTATCGACAATTTCTCAACGCTGGTGCATCGCAAGGATCGTATCGGCCTTGTCGGCCGCAATGGTGCGGGCAAAACCACTCTGATCAAGCTTCTGACAGGAGATCTGGAACCGGACAGCGGCACGATCAAGCTGGGCACCAAGCTCGAGATGATCACCCTCGACCAGCGGCGGGAAAGCCTTGATCCGAACTGGACCTTGAAAGATGCCCTGACCGATGGGCGCGGTGACATGGTGATGGTGAACGGCGAGCAGAAACATGTGATCGCCTATATGAAAGACTTTCTGTTCCGCCCTGAACAGGCCCGCACCCCGATTTCGGCCCTGTCGGGTGGTGAGCGGGGACGGTTGATGTTGGCCCGGGCTCTGGCCAAACCCTCCAACCTTCTGGTGCTGGATGAACCGACCAACGATCTCGACCTTGAGACTCTTGATCTCCTACAGGACCTTCTCGCCAATTATGACGGCACGGTTCTGCTGGTCAGCCACGACCGTGATTTCATCGACCGGGTGGTAACCTCCACAATTGCTTCAGAAGACAATGGCCGCTGGGTGGATTATGCGGGCGGCTATTCCGACATGCTGAAACAGAAAAAGGCGCAGGCCCCGGAGGAGAACAAGCCGCAGAAGCAAAAAGCGACCCTCGCCGCATCCAAACCAAAAGCGGAGCAGCTCAAGCGCAAGCTGTCATTCAAGGAAAAGCACGCCCTTGAAACGCTTCCGGATCAAATGGAAAGCCTGGAGGCTGACATCGCCACCCTGCGTGGCAAACTGGAAGACCCCGATCTCTATGCCAAGGATCCTGTCCGGTTTGAGAAAATCGCCAAAAAGCTCGAAGCAAAAGAATCAGAACTGGCCACCTGCGAAGAGCAATGGCTGGAACTGGAAATGCTGAAGGAAGAACTGGAGGGATCATAG
- a CDS encoding peptidase U32 family protein: MTRRSELLMPAGSLQKLKMAVLYGADAIYMGTPDMSLRSKSDMSLEDVVEGVQFAHQHGKRVYLTLNLFSHNKDIDKLPHYLETVRKVQPDGLIVADPGVFMFVKEHAPELELHVSTQANVCSWQSVKFWEQLGAKLCVLGREVSYEELCEIREKCPDIKLEAFVHGSMCMTYSGRCLLSNFMAERGANQGSCANSCRWKYKVHMKLKDGTRHELNLTDENLELFEFFLEEEIRAGELMPIQEDERGSYILNSKDLCLMPKLDELLRIGVDSLKVEGRGKSPYYVAVVARAYRMAIDDYNRDPENWRPDTYLRELATVPNRGYTLAFHDGRLTNYGHGYEDGSNLAEWEYAGIVTRVEDDAFIIEVKNKIETGDVLEFVSPKRQETVLIRLYEFENAENGKVTEAVHAGQKPYIRVPFSAFDREDPAVMHSDFPEMTIIRKERALAQHEWDRLRLDKTAQNRELGKGSDKTYEKRREQTQLSLDERAAGRVFRTPRTGKEGCCGRGCNGCLIFWHDPAYGKARDVLANKKQGELLDRDLAASLVTETVPEAATEAAE, translated from the coding sequence ATGACCCGTCGATCCGAACTTCTGATGCCTGCAGGTTCCCTGCAGAAACTCAAAATGGCCGTTCTTTACGGAGCGGATGCCATTTACATGGGTACGCCGGACATGTCGCTCCGGTCGAAATCGGACATGAGCCTTGAGGATGTGGTGGAAGGGGTTCAGTTTGCCCATCAGCATGGCAAGCGGGTTTATCTCACGCTGAATCTGTTTTCCCATAACAAGGATATCGACAAGCTTCCCCATTATCTGGAGACTGTTCGCAAGGTGCAGCCGGACGGGTTGATTGTGGCAGACCCTGGTGTCTTCATGTTTGTAAAGGAGCATGCGCCGGAACTGGAACTGCATGTCTCAACCCAGGCCAATGTCTGCTCCTGGCAATCGGTCAAGTTCTGGGAACAGCTTGGAGCCAAGCTCTGCGTCCTTGGCCGTGAGGTGTCTTACGAAGAGCTTTGCGAAATCCGGGAAAAATGCCCCGATATCAAGCTTGAAGCCTTTGTTCATGGCTCCATGTGCATGACCTATTCGGGCCGCTGCCTGTTGTCGAACTTCATGGCCGAGCGTGGTGCCAATCAGGGATCCTGCGCCAATTCCTGCCGCTGGAAATACAAGGTTCACATGAAGCTCAAGGATGGCACCCGTCATGAGCTGAACCTGACGGATGAAAATCTGGAACTGTTCGAGTTCTTCCTTGAGGAAGAAATCCGCGCCGGTGAACTGATGCCGATCCAGGAAGATGAGCGCGGGTCTTATATCCTGAATTCCAAGGATCTCTGCCTGATGCCGAAGCTTGATGAGCTGCTGCGCATCGGCGTTGACAGCCTGAAAGTGGAAGGGCGCGGCAAAAGCCCCTACTACGTGGCCGTTGTGGCTCGTGCCTACCGGATGGCGATTGATGACTACAATCGCGACCCGGAGAACTGGCGGCCCGATACCTATCTGCGCGAACTCGCGACAGTCCCCAATCGTGGCTACACACTGGCTTTTCATGACGGACGCCTGACCAATTACGGTCATGGCTATGAAGACGGTTCCAATCTGGCTGAATGGGAATATGCAGGGATTGTCACCCGCGTTGAGGATGATGCCTTCATCATCGAGGTTAAAAACAAGATTGAAACCGGTGACGTGCTGGAATTTGTTTCCCCCAAACGGCAGGAAACAGTCCTGATCCGGCTTTATGAATTCGAGAATGCGGAAAACGGCAAGGTGACCGAAGCCGTTCATGCCGGACAGAAACCGTATATCCGGGTACCATTCTCCGCCTTTGATCGGGAAGATCCGGCTGTCATGCACAGTGATTTCCCGGAAATGACCATCATCCGCAAGGAGCGCGCTCTCGCCCAGCACGAATGGGACCGGTTGCGCCTCGATAAAACAGCGCAGAATCGGGAACTAGGCAAAGGATCGGACAAGACTTACGAAAAACGCCGGGAACAGACACAGCTCTCTCTTGATGAGCGGGCTGCCGGGCGGGTCTTCCGTACACCGCGCACCGGCAAGGAAGGCTGTTGCGGGCGTGGCTGTAATGGCTGTCTGATCTTCTGGCACGACCCGGCTTACGGCAAGGCGCGTGATGTGCTGGCCAACAAAAAGCAAGGAGAGTTGCTGGACAGGGACCTGGCCGCCTCACTGGTCACAGAAACTGTGCCAGAGGCAGCGACAGAGGCAGCGGAATAA
- a CDS encoding YaiI/YqxD family protein, translating to MTQSTIEIYVDADACPVKDEVMRVADRHDLPVHMVSNSWMRLDDNPLINRVIVSEGPDEADNWIAERITDRDIAITADIPLASRCIERGASVLGPGGKPFTQDSIGMALAMRDLKQHLRETGEISGHNPSFTRQNRSDFLNQLENMVQAIKRR from the coding sequence ATGACACAAAGCACAATCGAGATCTATGTGGACGCTGATGCCTGTCCGGTAAAGGACGAGGTGATGCGGGTGGCAGACCGACATGACCTTCCGGTCCATATGGTCTCAAACAGCTGGATGAGGCTGGATGACAATCCGCTGATCAACCGGGTGATTGTCTCCGAAGGCCCGGACGAAGCGGATAACTGGATTGCAGAACGCATCACCGATCGCGATATTGCGATTACAGCCGACATCCCGCTTGCCTCCCGCTGCATTGAGCGTGGCGCGTCTGTGCTGGGACCAGGCGGCAAGCCCTTCACGCAGGATTCTATTGGTATGGCCCTAGCCATGCGGGATCTCAAACAGCATTTGCGGGAAACCGGTGAAATCTCCGGCCATAACCCGAGTTTCACCCGACAGAACCGGTCGGACTTCCTCAATCAGCTGGAAAACATGGTTCAGGCCATCAAGCGGCGTTAG